One Gloeobacter morelensis MG652769 DNA window includes the following coding sequences:
- the cas3 gene encoding CRISPR-associated helicase Cas3': MSANAVMNQPAQLLAKSRRSGREPLTLEQHLLDTELAALKIFRLDGRWGKNWCRFFKIQDNEQQQRFLLHLRLAALWHDIGKANEDFLKAVSSSSFYPQLLRHEHLSAFILHTPEVRRWMGSNLALNLEVITAAVLSHHLKAEQKDGDWTWGKLQRQGSPVLRLHMEHPEVQRILERIAEIADLSAPPTLSRASWSNDGYWQQIWRAGKDAATEFRRQLRKDSELQSLLLATKAGLIAADAVASGVVRVGCGTIEDWVNQVVHARALQPEDIVRDILHPRGEQIARSKGKFELHPFQKLAALRGSRLLLLAGCGVGKTLAAWKWTEEQARLHQIGRVIFLYPTRGTATEGFKDYVGWAPEADGTLLTGTSEYELEQMLTNPSDATKGKKFLPDETQERLFALGFWPKRYFSATVDQFLSFLEHSYSGVCLLPALADSAVIIDEVHSFDRQMFRNLVSFLQHFEVPVLCMTATLSKSRREELRSLGLQVFPDGEDRKALEDLNRKEEHLRYRIERHTGEPVALQEAQAAYRAGQRVLWVVNTVDRCQRLAKQLSDDLGIDVLTYHSRFTLQDRQKRHAAVVGAFKQIEERAIAVTTQVCEMSLDLDADMLISELAPIPALVQRAGRANRHLARGDHFLARILVYAPEGHRPYTHKDLEDTRRFLNDLGTAPVSQLRMAELLEKYGPEEAQADGSSRFVESGYYAVPGSFRDEDDFTLPCVLSTDLDCEALQSSRKRVGYLLNVPKKFAVLDGPRPNWLPKYIGIADGGRYSAQRGFRTDDRSS, encoded by the coding sequence ATGAGCGCTAATGCTGTAATGAACCAGCCTGCCCAACTGCTGGCAAAAAGCCGCAGATCGGGGCGGGAGCCTCTCACGCTTGAGCAGCACCTGCTTGATACCGAACTTGCTGCCCTGAAAATCTTTCGTCTGGATGGCCGCTGGGGCAAAAACTGGTGTCGATTCTTCAAGATTCAGGACAACGAACAGCAGCAGCGGTTCTTGCTGCATCTGCGTCTCGCCGCTTTGTGGCATGACATTGGCAAGGCCAACGAGGATTTTCTGAAGGCGGTGAGCAGTTCTAGCTTCTACCCGCAACTTTTGCGCCACGAACATCTCAGCGCTTTTATCCTGCACACTCCGGAAGTACGCCGTTGGATGGGAAGCAATTTGGCTCTCAATCTGGAGGTGATCACCGCGGCGGTGCTCTCCCACCATCTCAAAGCCGAGCAGAAGGACGGCGACTGGACCTGGGGAAAGTTGCAGCGGCAAGGCTCACCAGTGCTGCGCCTTCACATGGAACACCCTGAAGTTCAGCGCATTCTCGAAAGGATTGCCGAAATCGCCGACCTATCGGCTCCTCCCACGCTCAGCCGCGCCAGTTGGTCAAACGATGGGTACTGGCAGCAGATCTGGAGAGCGGGAAAAGATGCAGCTACCGAATTCAGGCGTCAATTGCGCAAAGATAGCGAGCTGCAGAGCCTGCTCCTTGCCACCAAGGCGGGCTTAATCGCAGCCGATGCGGTCGCGTCGGGAGTCGTGCGCGTGGGGTGCGGTACTATCGAAGACTGGGTCAATCAGGTCGTACACGCCCGAGCACTCCAGCCTGAGGACATTGTCCGCGACATCCTCCATCCCCGGGGTGAGCAGATTGCCAGAAGCAAAGGCAAGTTCGAGCTTCATCCCTTTCAAAAGCTGGCGGCATTGCGCGGTTCGCGTCTGTTGCTGCTGGCTGGTTGTGGAGTCGGCAAAACTCTAGCCGCATGGAAATGGACCGAAGAGCAAGCGCGCCTCCACCAGATTGGCCGGGTGATCTTTTTGTACCCGACACGGGGCACCGCCACCGAAGGGTTCAAAGATTACGTCGGCTGGGCTCCTGAGGCCGACGGAACATTGCTCACAGGCACTTCCGAATACGAACTCGAACAGATGCTCACCAACCCAAGCGACGCCACCAAGGGCAAGAAGTTTCTTCCGGACGAGACTCAAGAACGCCTGTTTGCCCTGGGTTTTTGGCCGAAGCGCTACTTTAGCGCCACGGTGGACCAATTTCTCAGTTTCTTGGAGCACAGCTACTCGGGGGTATGCCTGCTACCGGCTCTGGCCGATAGCGCCGTAATCATCGACGAAGTCCACAGCTTCGACCGGCAGATGTTTCGCAACTTGGTAAGTTTCCTGCAGCACTTTGAAGTGCCGGTGCTCTGTATGACCGCCACGCTGTCGAAGTCTCGCCGGGAAGAACTGCGCAGCCTTGGGCTGCAGGTGTTCCCGGATGGGGAAGACCGCAAGGCTCTCGAAGACTTGAACCGCAAGGAGGAGCACCTTCGCTACCGCATCGAGCGCCACACTGGCGAGCCAGTTGCCCTCCAGGAAGCCCAAGCTGCCTATCGTGCGGGGCAGCGCGTCCTATGGGTAGTCAACACGGTCGATCGTTGCCAGAGACTTGCAAAACAACTGTCGGACGATTTGGGGATCGATGTGCTCACCTACCACAGCCGCTTTACGCTGCAGGATCGCCAGAAACGTCATGCCGCAGTCGTCGGCGCATTCAAGCAGATAGAAGAGCGAGCAATCGCCGTCACCACGCAAGTGTGTGAAATGAGTCTCGACCTCGACGCCGACATGCTCATCAGTGAACTGGCCCCGATCCCCGCCCTGGTACAGCGCGCCGGGCGGGCAAACCGCCACCTGGCACGCGGTGATCATTTTCTGGCGCGCATTCTGGTGTACGCACCGGAAGGGCACCGACCTTACACGCACAAGGATCTCGAGGACACCCGCCGCTTCCTCAACGATTTGGGGACTGCTCCTGTGAGCCAGCTGCGCATGGCGGAACTGCTGGAAAAATATGGTCCAGAGGAAGCGCAGGCCGATGGCAGTTCCCGCTTTGTGGAGAGTGGATACTACGCGGTGCCGGGTTCGTTCCGCGACGAGGACGACTTCACACTGCCGTGTGTGTTGAGCACCGATCTCGACTGCGAAGCACTGCAATCTTCCCGAAAGCGAGTTGGTTATCTGCTCAACGTTCCGAAGAAATTTGCCGTGCTAGACGGGCCGCGCCCGAACTGGCTGCCAAAGTACATCGGCATTGCCGACGGCGGCAGGTACAGTGCCCAGCGCGGATTTCGTACCGATGACAGGAGCTCGTGA
- the cmx8 gene encoding type I-MYXAN CRISPR-associated protein Cmx8 has product MAKKKTAQTVDVLHLDYRLVELPSSQHRAGLAGLVLMLNWLKQQGKIRGVCELTALDEYGASVRLDCLGLEALLDEVYGASREIQERTQPFKNKNKEIVPPLEEREVSVTDPSNGKAKLKKVYLYPVVVPRGSFLAELDPTSDGNQGLWIKLWRDMIWAILRGVPATRAPFEARAEGKPADDARKLWEQLVQPAEFTVDLPSTYFLGAQAANADNVPFFDRARLQFLLHFWPFSAQVYVPAILDNEGKRQFVGYALAIPDVCRLETFCEELPSLLRERKGEKSGYRPREAVVCVAVESALDVCRRLRERLTQIEGGGSTRDLVMGIDVLHLEKQGNSVRLLGSTRLEPEAQMVDTYAQLRDVLWNDLFRRQQLLNLVQHQPRFAGFDALLSTLPIEQTFGSNTFRHDARQSFKYETDMNEDTLTEAIETIPIEENTEAVKQPLSEEELLYRLVQSYLLGKLQSKYRMKWDKDRKLPVQGSNPISLDEYRKAKEKIAKDAFLAIRSRTDREAFIEYFVATLCSVPQRFGQQYFVGLARALDQETDRIRTLTMLALSAQS; this is encoded by the coding sequence ATGGCAAAGAAAAAAACGGCGCAGACCGTGGATGTGCTGCACCTCGATTACCGGTTGGTTGAGTTGCCTTCCTCCCAGCACCGGGCCGGTCTGGCGGGGTTGGTGCTGATGCTCAACTGGCTCAAGCAACAGGGCAAGATCCGGGGAGTGTGCGAACTGACGGCCCTTGACGAATATGGTGCGAGCGTCCGGCTCGATTGCCTTGGCCTCGAAGCGCTCTTGGACGAGGTGTACGGAGCGAGCCGGGAAATTCAGGAGCGGACCCAGCCATTCAAGAACAAAAACAAAGAGATCGTGCCGCCTCTAGAGGAACGGGAGGTGAGCGTGACCGATCCTAGTAACGGCAAGGCCAAGCTCAAAAAAGTCTACCTGTATCCGGTGGTGGTTCCGCGCGGGTCGTTTCTGGCCGAACTGGACCCAACCAGCGACGGCAACCAGGGCCTGTGGATCAAACTTTGGCGGGATATGATTTGGGCCATTTTGCGAGGTGTTCCGGCGACCAGGGCACCTTTTGAAGCCCGTGCCGAAGGAAAGCCCGCCGACGACGCCCGCAAACTCTGGGAGCAACTAGTACAACCGGCAGAATTTACCGTTGATTTGCCGAGCACCTACTTTCTGGGAGCACAGGCCGCCAATGCCGATAACGTGCCCTTCTTTGACCGGGCACGCCTTCAGTTTCTGTTGCATTTCTGGCCGTTTTCCGCGCAGGTTTATGTTCCAGCCATTCTGGACAACGAGGGCAAACGGCAATTTGTAGGGTACGCCCTGGCGATTCCCGACGTTTGCCGGCTTGAAACTTTTTGTGAGGAGTTACCCTCTCTGCTGCGCGAGCGAAAAGGCGAGAAGTCCGGATATCGGCCCCGCGAAGCGGTGGTCTGTGTCGCCGTCGAGAGCGCCCTGGATGTTTGCCGCCGCTTGCGCGAGCGTCTCACCCAGATCGAGGGAGGCGGTTCCACTCGCGATCTGGTGATGGGCATCGACGTGCTGCATTTGGAGAAACAAGGCAACAGCGTCCGTTTGCTGGGCAGCACCCGGCTGGAACCGGAGGCGCAGATGGTAGATACCTACGCCCAACTGCGCGATGTCCTCTGGAACGATCTCTTTCGGCGCCAGCAATTGCTCAATCTCGTCCAGCACCAACCCCGGTTTGCCGGATTCGATGCGCTACTCTCAACACTACCCATCGAACAAACCTTCGGATCCAACACCTTCCGCCACGACGCCCGCCAATCCTTCAAATACGAGACCGACATGAACGAAGATACGTTGACAGAAGCGATCGAAACCATCCCCATTGAAGAAAACACCGAAGCTGTAAAGCAGCCTCTGAGTGAAGAAGAGCTGCTCTACCGATTGGTGCAGAGTTACCTGCTTGGCAAGCTGCAGAGCAAGTACCGTATGAAGTGGGACAAAGACCGCAAGCTACCTGTTCAAGGCAGCAATCCCATTTCTTTGGACGAATACCGCAAGGCCAAGGAGAAGATCGCAAAAGACGCCTTTCTTGCAATTCGTAGCCGCACCGATCGTGAAGCTTTTATCGAATACTTTGTTGCGACCCTGTGCTCGGTGCCGCAGCGCTTTGGCCAGCAGTATTTTGTTGGCCTGGCCCGCGCCCTGGACCAGGAAACAGACCGTATTCGCACGCTGACAATGCTCGCCCTTTCTGCCCAAAGCTAA
- the cas5 gene encoding type I-MYXAN CRISPR-associated protein Cas5/Cmx5/DevS, which produces MKTLWLHVRAPFAAFRAFQAGVYRSTAPIIPPSAAYGLILNLAGIEMRLPTAGPTTLIRSGLPALRLAIGAHTSGEVCSLYQQLHGYPVGASGKELALRTRGAKYWIAPVRRELLVGLDVVLGVQSPDSTLLERVGRGLRGELEEVRYGLPFAGDNNFLFDRIDILAEPPAVHWYTRLGRDDPPRRGSCRLSVAIDRADNSRTVNLLYAPASEPTREPPDQAWTWAPVVPANFER; this is translated from the coding sequence ATGAAGACACTCTGGTTGCATGTGCGTGCTCCTTTTGCTGCCTTTCGAGCTTTTCAAGCGGGTGTGTATCGCTCGACGGCTCCGATTATTCCCCCTTCGGCCGCCTATGGTCTGATACTCAACCTGGCCGGCATCGAGATGCGCCTGCCCACGGCCGGCCCGACCACCCTTATCCGCTCCGGTTTGCCAGCGCTACGCCTTGCCATCGGTGCGCACACTTCCGGTGAAGTCTGCTCGCTCTATCAGCAGCTGCACGGATACCCGGTGGGGGCGTCGGGCAAAGAACTGGCACTTCGCACCCGCGGAGCAAAGTACTGGATTGCACCGGTGCGCAGGGAGTTGCTGGTCGGGCTGGACGTAGTACTGGGTGTGCAGAGCCCGGACAGCACACTGCTGGAGCGGGTGGGACGCGGCCTGCGGGGCGAGTTGGAAGAAGTTCGCTACGGCCTGCCATTTGCAGGAGACAACAATTTCCTGTTTGATCGCATCGACATCCTGGCTGAGCCACCGGCAGTTCATTGGTACACCCGGCTTGGTCGGGACGACCCACCGCGCCGCGGCTCGTGCCGGTTGAGTGTGGCCATCGACCGGGCAGACAACAGCCGCACCGTCAATCTGTTGTATGCGCCCGCATCCGAACCGACCCGAGAACCACCTGATCAGGCATGGACGTGGGCTCCCGTCGTTCCTGCTAACTTTGAGAGATAA
- a CDS encoding Uma2 family endonuclease: MNRISDQRLTLEAFFELPDEGVSLELVNGRAIPKMSPKLFHAALQATLLMLLRAWGRSRGRALPEWAVVLRRHDEDWVPVPDLLYVSYERLPRQWRRNEACPVAPELVVEIISPGQTFGLLTGKAGDYLTAGVLRVWVIDSEALTITVFYPDRPPATFRENDEMMDELFAGFRLTPEQLFTEADLIEQ, encoded by the coding sequence ATGAACCGAATTTCAGACCAGCGGCTCACACTTGAAGCATTCTTCGAACTACCGGACGAGGGGGTATCCCTTGAACTGGTCAACGGCCGAGCGATCCCGAAGATGTCTCCGAAACTTTTCCATGCTGCATTGCAGGCCACTTTGCTAATGCTGCTGCGCGCGTGGGGAAGATCTCGGGGCCGGGCACTGCCCGAGTGGGCCGTCGTGCTCAGGCGTCACGATGAAGATTGGGTACCGGTTCCCGACCTACTCTACGTATCTTACGAGCGGCTGCCCCGGCAGTGGCGACGCAACGAGGCGTGTCCGGTGGCGCCTGAATTGGTGGTGGAAATCATCTCACCCGGTCAGACTTTCGGGCTGCTTACGGGCAAGGCTGGAGACTACCTGACCGCCGGGGTGCTGCGGGTGTGGGTGATCGATAGCGAAGCGCTGACGATCACGGTCTTCTATCCTGATCGTCCTCCCGCCACCTTCAGGGAGAACGACGAGATGATGGACGAACTGTTCGCGGGCTTTCGGCTTACTCCCGAACAACTATTCACCGAAGCCGATCTCATCGAGCAGTAG
- a CDS encoding Uma2 family endonuclease produces MVNTSKQLTVTEFLALPEGDENFELVDGQAVPKLAPKFLHSRTQVALVLVLEEWSGERGWVGPEWAILLKRRGRDWVPLPDITFVSHERLPGALTEDGPCPVPPELAVEVISPDQTFGELTAKATDYLAAGIDRVWIVDPRARSITIFLPDRAPLTLAGEETFDDPLLPGLALSPAALFDRARLPGR; encoded by the coding sequence ATGGTCAACACTTCAAAGCAACTGACGGTCACCGAATTCCTCGCTTTGCCGGAGGGAGACGAAAACTTTGAACTGGTAGACGGACAGGCGGTACCTAAGTTGGCTCCGAAATTTCTTCATTCGCGCACCCAGGTTGCTTTAGTGCTGGTTTTAGAAGAATGGAGCGGCGAGCGGGGTTGGGTTGGGCCGGAGTGGGCCATCCTACTCAAGCGGCGTGGTCGCGACTGGGTACCCCTGCCCGACATCACATTCGTTTCGCACGAGCGCCTCCCAGGGGCTTTGACCGAGGACGGTCCCTGTCCTGTGCCGCCGGAATTGGCGGTTGAGGTCATTTCGCCCGACCAAACCTTTGGCGAATTGACGGCAAAGGCCACCGACTACCTGGCGGCCGGCATCGATCGCGTCTGGATTGTCGATCCGCGCGCACGCTCGATCACGATCTTCTTGCCCGATCGCGCCCCACTCACGCTCGCCGGTGAAGAAACGTTTGACGACCCGCTCTTGCCCGGTCTGGCGCTTTCGCCCGCCGCTCTTTTTGACCGGGCGCGGCTTCCGGGCCGCTGA
- a CDS encoding type I-MYXAN CRISPR-associated endonuclease Cas4/Cas1, whose amino-acid sequence MLASDWLPPDPEEDTIRVSSLHALSYCPRLYYFEEVEGLRVADEAVYAGRRLHVELEKSDEGSWEELWLENESLGLRGRMDALRTRSGQVIPYEHKRGRCFRREDGTPDTWPSDRLQLLAYASLIEAERGITVVEGRVRYHEDNVTVRVPVDDQGRQQVRDAIRQARQLRRSAERPPVTDNERLCARCSLAPVCLPEEARLVSKTAWEPIRLFPPDDERRILHVLESGTRVGKAGEQIKITHRDGRTEVVPVRQVSQVVLHGFAQISTQALRFCAAHEVGLHYVSGGGRYLGSLAAGSGPVQRRIRQYRALVDSEFCLKLARKLVLCRGDMQRQILMRYSRKEGTEHDALKQAIQQMKALLAIVERADNPATLLGLEGNLAALYFQALPLTLVEGLPPELRFCGRNRRPPRDRVNALLSFGYALLLKDVMNGILTVGLEPAFGFYHQPRSSAPPLALDLMEIFRCLLVDLPILNSLNRQQWDVAADFTIAGEQVWLSDSGREKLIALYERRKTEQWKHPAIGYSLSYARIIELEVRLLEKEWMEGEAGLFAKLRLR is encoded by the coding sequence ATGCTCGCATCCGACTGGCTGCCCCCCGACCCCGAAGAAGACACCATCCGCGTCTCTTCGCTGCACGCCCTTTCCTACTGCCCCCGGCTCTACTACTTCGAGGAAGTCGAAGGTCTGCGCGTGGCCGACGAAGCCGTCTATGCCGGCCGTCGCCTGCACGTCGAGCTCGAAAAATCCGACGAGGGCAGTTGGGAGGAGCTTTGGCTTGAAAACGAAAGCCTGGGACTGCGCGGGCGGATGGACGCGCTGCGCACCCGCTCCGGACAGGTGATCCCCTACGAGCACAAGCGGGGGCGCTGCTTCCGCCGCGAGGACGGTACCCCCGATACCTGGCCCAGCGACCGGCTGCAGCTGTTGGCTTACGCTTCGCTCATCGAAGCGGAGCGGGGAATCACCGTCGTTGAGGGCCGCGTGCGCTATCACGAAGACAACGTGACGGTGCGCGTGCCCGTGGACGACCAGGGCCGTCAGCAAGTCCGCGATGCCATCCGGCAAGCGCGGCAATTGCGCCGCTCGGCCGAGCGGCCACCGGTGACCGATAACGAACGGCTGTGCGCCCGGTGCTCGCTCGCACCGGTGTGTCTACCAGAGGAAGCGCGGCTGGTGTCCAAGACCGCCTGGGAGCCGATTCGGCTGTTTCCACCCGACGATGAGCGGCGGATTTTGCATGTGCTCGAATCGGGTACGCGGGTGGGCAAGGCTGGGGAGCAAATCAAAATCACCCATCGCGACGGCCGTACCGAGGTGGTGCCTGTCCGCCAGGTGAGTCAGGTGGTGCTGCACGGTTTTGCTCAGATTTCGACCCAGGCGCTGCGCTTTTGCGCGGCGCACGAAGTCGGCCTGCACTACGTGAGTGGCGGCGGGCGCTATCTGGGCAGCCTTGCCGCCGGAAGCGGCCCGGTCCAGCGCCGCATTCGCCAGTACCGGGCCTTGGTCGACTCGGAATTTTGCTTGAAACTGGCCCGCAAGTTGGTGCTGTGCCGGGGTGATATGCAGCGGCAGATCCTCATGCGCTACAGCCGCAAAGAGGGCACAGAGCACGACGCATTGAAGCAGGCCATCCAGCAGATGAAAGCACTGCTGGCGATCGTCGAGCGGGCGGACAACCCGGCAACGCTGCTGGGGTTGGAGGGTAACCTTGCCGCTTTGTACTTTCAGGCGTTGCCGCTGACCCTAGTGGAAGGGTTGCCGCCCGAACTGCGGTTTTGCGGACGCAACCGCCGTCCGCCACGCGATCGGGTCAATGCGCTGTTGAGCTTTGGCTACGCGCTATTGCTCAAAGACGTGATGAACGGCATCCTCACCGTCGGCCTGGAGCCTGCCTTCGGCTTCTACCATCAGCCGCGCTCCTCCGCGCCGCCCCTGGCCCTCGATTTGATGGAAATTTTTCGGTGCCTGCTGGTGGATCTGCCGATTCTCAATTCGCTCAATCGCCAGCAGTGGGATGTTGCCGCCGATTTCACCATCGCCGGTGAGCAGGTGTGGCTCAGCGACAGCGGCCGTGAAAAACTCATCGCTCTATACGAGCGGCGCAAGACCGAGCAGTGGAAGCATCCAGCCATCGGCTATTCCCTTTCCTACGCGCGGATCATCGAACTGGAAGTCCGGCTTCTAGAGAAGGAATGGATGGAAGGTGAGGCAGGGCTGTTTGCAAAATTGCGTTTGAGGTAA
- the cas2 gene encoding CRISPR-associated endonuclease Cas2, translating into MAERKNWWLISYDIRSPARWRKAYKLLKGNGERLQYSVFRCRLNTRELERLRWELARILTEEDDLLIIGLCNRCVERIVARNRAEAWPIDEDPFLLC; encoded by the coding sequence ATGGCCGAGAGAAAAAACTGGTGGCTTATCAGCTACGACATCCGCAGCCCAGCCCGCTGGCGCAAAGCCTACAAGTTGCTCAAAGGCAACGGTGAGCGCCTGCAGTACTCTGTATTCCGTTGCCGGTTGAACACCCGGGAGCTAGAGCGTCTACGGTGGGAACTTGCCCGCATACTCACCGAAGAGGACGACTTGCTGATTATCGGTCTGTGCAACCGTTGCGTAGAGAGGATCGTCGCCCGCAACCGCGCGGAGGCGTGGCCGATCGATGAAGATCCATTCCTCCTATGCTGA
- a CDS encoding DUF4351 domain-containing protein — translation MIKTMAYDDACKELARQDPIAFASWLLGRTLRQTTVLPTELGLDPIRADSVIFLDTPGTVVHIEFQTEYTSDPPLPLRMADYYIRLMRLYRQPLREVEQFIVLLKRPPVNTTIEQEYRTGRMVHRYRVVRLWEEDPGPLLQRPALLPLAALARTDSAEALLERVAERIGSEEPGLRANTLGYAKILAGLRFSEAIIDALLREELMRESVIYQRILREGEQRGREEGREEGREEGREEGRAQEARNIVLRQLVRRIGPLETPLREQVEGLSVDQLEQLGEALLDFSGPESLRQWLSEQ, via the coding sequence ATGATTAAGACCATGGCCTACGACGATGCCTGCAAAGAACTTGCCCGGCAAGATCCGATCGCTTTTGCCTCCTGGCTTTTAGGCCGTACCCTCCGCCAGACCACTGTCCTGCCCACAGAACTGGGCCTTGACCCGATCCGCGCCGATTCGGTCATTTTCCTGGACACACCCGGCACCGTCGTCCATATTGAGTTTCAAACCGAGTACACCTCCGATCCGCCCCTGCCGTTGCGCATGGCCGACTACTATATCCGCCTGATGCGGCTGTACCGGCAGCCGTTGCGCGAGGTCGAGCAGTTTATCGTTCTTTTGAAGCGACCTCCAGTGAACACGACGATCGAGCAGGAGTACCGTACCGGTCGGATGGTACATCGCTACCGGGTGGTGCGCCTGTGGGAAGAAGATCCGGGGCCGCTATTGCAGCGCCCGGCGTTGCTGCCGCTGGCCGCCCTTGCCCGGACAGATTCAGCCGAAGCACTTCTGGAGCGGGTTGCAGAGCGCATCGGTAGTGAAGAACCGGGGTTGCGGGCGAATACGCTGGGGTATGCAAAGATTCTGGCGGGTCTACGCTTCTCGGAAGCAATCATCGATGCGCTGCTGCGGGAGGAACTGATGCGTGAGTCTGTGATTTACCAACGCATTTTGCGCGAGGGCGAACAGCGCGGTCGCGAGGAAGGCCGCGAGGAAGGCCGCGAGGAAGGCCGCGAGGAAGGCCGAGCGCAGGAGGCCCGCAATATTGTGCTCCGTCAGCTGGTGCGACGGATCGGCCCGCTGGAAACGCCTCTCCGCGAGCAAGTTGAAGGGTTGTCGGTTGATCAGTTGGAGCAGCTGGGCGAAGCGTTGCTGGATTTTAGCGGCCCGGAGTCACTGCGTCAGTGGCTAAGCGAGCAGTAA
- a CDS encoding YciI family protein, with amino-acid sequence MRFAILCTLRKDSDPARMALRLRHLEYIRDHREMIVFGGPTIDAQGQPEVMILVIDAADALGAERFITKEPYTASGQVFASTVIRPWAQVMPEPSTGALAGEIAREQQKRQRGM; translated from the coding sequence ATGCGCTTTGCAATCCTCTGCACCCTGCGCAAAGACAGCGATCCCGCCCGGATGGCGCTGCGGTTGCGGCACCTTGAGTACATCCGTGATCACCGGGAAATGATTGTCTTTGGCGGGCCGACCATCGATGCCCAGGGCCAGCCCGAGGTGATGATCCTGGTGATCGACGCGGCCGATGCGCTCGGGGCGGAGCGCTTTATTACGAAGGAGCCTTATACCGCTTCGGGTCAGGTTTTCGCCTCGACCGTCATACGCCCCTGGGCGCAGGTGATGCCGGAGCCGAGTACCGGTGCGCTTGCCGGAGAAATCGCACGAGAACAGCAAAAACGGCAACGCGGGATGTAG
- a CDS encoding DJ-1/PfpI family protein — MMKTILIVTSSHDRFEGPDPRPTGVWLEEFAVPYMEMLARKIGITVASPRGGAMPVDPRSNPTPEQQQQWQAAIEASRATLPLAGMASADFDAIFLPGGHGPMFDLPDNPDLARLLTEFYQAGKIIAAICHGPAGWVGARRPDGTPLVAGVALTSYTASEEVAAELDKQVPFILEDRLRALGAHFIARENKADHIERDGQFITGQNPNSSTSIARAIVAALDKALQPAFAAVPRQRAAAQEIATFPVPTFLENIAIGEGGDLFVTSYDDGRLFRVSPQGGIAQLARLDGNAAGIGFAADGSLLVAGSAGKTQMLYRVGLDGTVECWIEMQEAVFLNGLTHLVGERYLIADSYKSAIWEVDLAARTAALWLSHERLAHAKDPFHPVPMFPGANGLKIHDDTLYVSSTQQQMLLRVPLGVDYSPGELEVFMTNLNLDDFAFDIEGNIFGTTHIYSSVVRISPDRRVSVVAEAEQGLTGSTAVAFGRTAADHRSLYVTTNGGVSFLSADAVQPGRIVRLDVGIAGYRRP, encoded by the coding sequence ATGATGAAAACCATCTTGATAGTCACCAGCAGCCACGATCGCTTCGAAGGGCCGGACCCCCGACCGACAGGGGTCTGGCTTGAGGAGTTCGCGGTCCCCTACATGGAAATGCTCGCCCGCAAAATCGGGATCACGGTGGCAAGCCCCAGGGGCGGAGCGATGCCCGTCGACCCGCGCAGCAATCCGACTCCTGAGCAGCAACAGCAGTGGCAAGCGGCGATCGAAGCCTCGCGGGCGACCCTGCCGCTGGCGGGTATGGCCTCGGCGGATTTCGACGCTATCTTCCTGCCGGGCGGGCATGGTCCCATGTTCGACCTGCCCGACAACCCGGATCTCGCCCGTCTGCTCACCGAATTTTATCAGGCGGGCAAGATCATTGCCGCCATCTGCCACGGCCCGGCCGGGTGGGTGGGTGCCAGACGTCCCGACGGCACGCCCCTGGTCGCGGGAGTGGCCTTGACTTCTTACACCGCTTCTGAGGAAGTGGCGGCCGAACTCGACAAGCAAGTGCCCTTCATCCTCGAAGACCGGTTGCGCGCGTTGGGGGCGCATTTCATTGCCCGCGAAAACAAAGCCGATCACATCGAGCGCGACGGACAGTTCATCACCGGCCAGAACCCCAATTCCAGCACCAGCATCGCCCGGGCGATCGTCGCCGCCCTCGACAAAGCGCTGCAACCCGCGTTTGCGGCGGTGCCCCGCCAGAGAGCAGCAGCGCAGGAGATCGCTACTTTCCCTGTGCCCACATTCTTGGAAAACATTGCCATTGGCGAGGGTGGGGATCTGTTCGTGACCAGTTACGATGACGGCCGCCTCTTCCGGGTCTCACCGCAGGGAGGCATCGCGCAACTTGCCCGGTTGGACGGCAACGCCGCAGGCATCGGTTTTGCTGCGGACGGCAGCTTGCTCGTAGCCGGTTCTGCGGGTAAGACCCAGATGCTCTACCGGGTCGGTCTAGATGGCACAGTCGAGTGCTGGATTGAGATGCAAGAAGCGGTCTTTCTGAACGGACTGACCCATCTGGTGGGTGAGCGGTATCTGATTGCCGATTCCTACAAAAGTGCCATTTGGGAGGTGGATCTGGCGGCTCGGACGGCGGCGCTCTGGCTTAGCCACGAGCGGTTGGCCCACGCAAAAGATCCCTTCCATCCGGTGCCGATGTTTCCGGGGGCGAACGGACTCAAAATTCACGACGACACTCTCTACGTGTCCAGTACGCAGCAGCAGATGCTGCTGCGCGTCCCGCTGGGTGTTGACTATTCGCCGGGGGAGCTGGAGGTGTTTATGACCAACCTCAACCTCGACGATTTTGCCTTCGATATCGAGGGCAATATCTTCGGCACCACCCACATCTACAGCAGCGTGGTGCGGATCAGCCCCGACAGGCGGGTGAGCGTCGTAGCCGAGGCAGAACAGGGGCTCACCGGCAGCACGGCTGTAGCTTTTGGACGCACAGCCGCAGATCACCGATCGCTCTACGTGACTACCAACGGCGGGGTCAGCTTTTTGAGTGCGGATGCCGTCCAGCCGGGCCGCATTGTGCGCCTCGATGTTGGGATTGCAGGGTACCGGCGGCCATAA